The sequence TTGAGGAGTAGGCGGACCGCTACGATTTCGACGGATTGGAGTTGGGTGGGATGCGGTTCGGGTTCCATCTGCGGCCGGGCAGGGAGGTAGAGGGCGCGGCTGTCTTGACAGCGTTCATGCGCCGCACGCGCGCGCTGCTGGACCGGTGGGAGAAGCGGCGCGGTCACCGGATTGCGCTGGGCGCGCGAGTGCCGTCGCGGCCACAGACAGCCGTGGCGCTGGGCATGGACGGGGCGCTGTGGGCGCGCGAAGGGCTGGTGCAACTGCTGACTGTGACGCCGTTCTGGGCGAGCATTGAGACGGACATGCCGATGGAGCTTTGGCGGCGGCTGGCCGGTGACCGTGTGATTCTGGCGGCTGGGTTGGAGTTGCTGGTGCGGCCTTATCATGACTATCGGCCGCTGCAGTTCAATTCGCTGGAGACTGTGCGAGGCGCGGCGGCTTCCCTGCTGTCGCGGGGCGCGGACCGGGTGTACCTGTTCAACTATATGGACTCGCAGACGGCCATGACGGACCTGGAGAATTACCCTGCGCTGTTGCGGGAGTGCGGCCGGCTGGAGACGTTGGTGGGCAAGCGGCGGAGGCATGTGATTACGTACTCCGATACGTGGGCGCCCGGGGAGGCGGCGGGGTCGCAGTTGCCGAAGAAGGTTGAGGCGGGGCAGTGGGTGTCGTTCCGGCTGCATGTGGGGCCGCGGCTGAGGAATGCATCGATCCGGCTGGAGTTGGAGGATTGTCAGGTAGCGGAACTGCGGTGGAATGGAGAGTTGTGCCAGCCGGGTGGTGCGGCGGAGGCAGGAAAGCCGGGGCCCGCGCGGGGGTTCCAGGTGTGGCGGGGGCCGGAGGGAGTGGAGGGCTGGGGGGTGGTCGATGTGAAGGCGGGGACGGCGGGGCGGGTGCATTGGGTGGAGGTGGCGGGCGGGTGAGGGACTCTTCGGCGCGACACGAGCCTGACGTTTCTAATCGAATGGACGGAGGGAGATGTCGCCGACGTAAACTTGGAGGATTACCATTAGGGGGGCTTTTATGCGCATGCTGAATCCACCCCACCCGGGGGTCTTTGTCCGGGCTGAGATCATTGATCCGCTTGGGTTATCTGTTACGGCCGCCGCGGAGGTCCTGGGGGTGTCGCGTCCGACGCTTTCCAGTCTGCTAAACGCTCGGGCCGCTTTGTCCGGCGAGATGGCGTTGCGCCTGGAGAAGGCTTTTGGGGTCAAGATGGATACGCTGATGCGGATGCAGTCTTCGTACGAGATCGCCCGAACCCGGCGAATGGAGAAGCAGGTCCGCGTCCGGCGCTACGAGCCGGCGGAGCCGTGTAAGTCCGCCTGAATGGCGGACGCGGGATACATGTGGGCTCACCCCGATGTAGGTGGCCACCGACGAGTTGTTCCAAGCGCAGCCGCTCCGCTGATTTGTGGCGCGAGTTGGTGTGGAGGGGTTAGAAAGTGTTGGCTGGTTCGGCCGCGGTCTGGCGGGGCGACATGCTCCACCACGTCATCGCACAGGATGAAAACATATTCCCCGATTTGGCCTTCCACCGGATGCACGACATCGAGAAATGAGGCGCGTTCAAAGTTGGTATTGCGGTTGTCGAATTTCGAGGATAGTTGGGCGGCGTATTGTTCGTCGTCGCTCATGCCCAGGCCCCGGATGGACTTCAGCGCCGGAAAGTCAGGCAATGACAGCGGGGTCCCGAATAAGTTCATGCTGAGCGCATAAAGCATGCCGCGCATGCGGACGGAGGAGTGGCAAGAGGTACAGCTCGATTCGTCACGGGCGAAACCACTTTCCGGCAATATGTTCTGGGTTGAACAGAGATTGCAGTGAAAGGTTGCGAGCATAAGGCCACATTATCATCTGGAAAGGGAAAAGGGTAGGTCGGATTGTGCAGCAGACTGCTGCACTATTTGGATAAGCTGGGACGCAGGATCCCTATGCCAGACCCTTTTGCCGTTTCCAGCGGGTACCAGTCCTTGTTGGCGACTCTGAAACAGCGCATCCAGCATTCGCAGGTGCGCGCCGGTCTGGCAGTCAACCGCGAGCTGGTTCTGCTCTACTGGTCGATCGGGCGGGAGATTGTGGCCCGGCAGGAGGCGGAGGGCTGGGGCGCCAAAGTGGTGGATTCGTTGTCCTCCGACCTGCGGCGGTCCTTCCCGGAGATGCAGGGACTCTCTCCCCGCAACTTGAAGTATATGAAGGCTTTTGCTGAGGCTTGGCCGGACGAGGCAATTGTGCAACAGCTTGTTGCACAATTGCCCTGGGGACACAACGTTCGAATCCTGGATCAGGTGAAGTCCCCGGCCGAGCGCCAATGGTACATCGAGCAGACCATCGCCAACGGCTGGAGCCGCAATATCCTCGTCCTGCAAATTCAGTCCGGGCTGTACCAGCGGCAGGGCCGCGCTATCACCAATTTCACCAAGACTCTGCCCGAACCCCAGTCCGACCTGGTCCGGCAGATCCTCAAGGATCCTTACAACTTCGACTTCCTTATGCTCAGCACGCAAGCTAAGGAGCGTGATGTCGAGCGTGCATTGCTGGACCATATTCGCCAGTTCCTGTTGGAGTTAGGGGCGGGCTTCGCGTTTGTTGGCAGCCAATATCCGCTTACCGTCGGCGGCCAGGACTTCCGGCTGGATCTACTCTTCTACCACTTGCGGCTGCGCGCATTTATCGTCATTGAGTTGAAGGTCGGCCCCTTCCAGCCCGAACACGCCGGTTATGGAAAGCCGGACGTTATGAAAAGTGCGGCATAGACTCGCCTGACGTTTCGAAGCTTGTTTACACATCTTCTTGACATAACGTCCCACCATCTCCTATCGGCCGAGGCTCTGAAGCCAGTTCAGCAGTTTTCCGTCCAGTTGCCATGACGGAACAGCCTCGGAGGGCACAGTATTTGTAAACGCTTCTTCCAGTGCCTTGCGCTTCATCTCGCCATCGATGCGCGCATATACTTCAGTGGTCTTTAAGTCCGCGTGGCCAAGAATGTCCCTGATGTAAACCAAGTTGACCCCGGCATGAAGCAGATGCATCGCCTTCGAGTGTCGAAAGCTATGCGGCGATATGGCTTCTGGCAGGACACCTGGGCTTTTGTTGCGGGCAGACTCAACGCATTTGTCCAGGATGTACTTGATCCCTGCTCGCGTGAGCTTCTCCCCACGCCTATTCGGGAACAGCGGATACGAGTGCTTACCAGTGCCCGCCAAGCCGGTGTCGGAAATGTATTGGCGCACGATGGCAGCTGTCGGCTCCAGCAGGGGGACTATGCGCGTTTTACCGCCCTTGCCGGTAATCTTGATGGTGGCCGGTGGCTCCGTCCTGAAGTCTCCGACGCAAATGTCAGCCATCTCCTGAACGCGAGCGCCGGAGTCGTACATCAGGCTCAGCAAAACCATGTCCCTGCGGCCGCACATCTTTCTCGCGTCGGGTTGTTCCAGTATGAGCTTCATGCCCTCTGGTGACATGTAGTTGACGGTCCTCGATTTCCCCCTCTTCTTGGGAATCGAAATTATCAACTGGTACTGGTTGAGGCGCGTCACGTCTTCCGTCTGCATGAAGCGGCAAAACGAGTGAAGCGCCGCAAGACGCTGGTTCCTTGTTGCAACGCTGCAATGACGTTGATCTTCGAGCCAACCGAGAAATGCGCATACCAGGTCCCTTGTCAGCAGATCGAGCGTCATCTCCTCCGGAGCCGTATTCTCTTGCGACTTGCAGTATTTTAGGAACAGCAAAAACGTGTCCCTGTACGACAGGATTGTGTTTGGACTGGCGCCTGCCTCCCCAGGAAGATATCGGGCAAGGAACTTGCTCACGAAATGAGGGAAATCGGCGGTCTTTTTCATTGCCACGCACCCCTTGGAATCACGAAAGCCGAGATGGCGCTCGCTCTCTCAATAACCTCAGGGAACATGTCCTGCGTTAGCCTGACATACTGCTCTGTGGCAGACAGCGACGCATGGCCAAGATAGGTTGACAGGAGCGGCAGGGCACAGTACATGTCCATCCCTTTGTCTGTCATGGCCTTCAACGAATAAACCGAAAATGTGTGGCGAAAATCATGCAGCCGGGGACCTGTCCCGCGCCCGCCGTGTGAGATCCCCGCTGCCCAGATCACTTTCCTGAACCATTTGTAGATATGGCTCTGACTGACCATACAGCCATCCCTGTGAGCGAAGAAGGGTCTCTTGCCGTCTTTCGGCAGCTTATGATGAGCGCTACTGTATCCGCGAAGTACAGCCAGCAATGAATCCGCCACGGGGATGAGCCTATCGTTGTTGAACTTGGACTGCCGGATAACGAGAATGCCATTGTCAAGATCGGTGTCGCCGAGTCGAAGTCCAAGGGCCTCGGATATTCGCAGTCCGCAGCCCAGAAGCAGTCTGAAAAGCACGGGCAACATCACTGGCATCACGGAAGGGGTCCTTGCGCGGATCCGATCGCATTCCTCAAATAATCGGCGCAATTCTTCTTGGGAGAAAATGTGCGGGGCGAACGCTCCACTTGCTCGCGATTTCCGCGTTGGACGAGGCAAATGGACATCCACGCCTCTCTCTGACAAGTACTTCAGGAATTGGGCCGTCTCAAGAATGCGACGTCTTTGCGTCAGCCGGTTCTCGTTTGGCCTAACTGAACACCATTCCTCAATCAGCTCTTTGCCAATGCCTGCGTCATCCCCTCCCCTAGCGGACAAGAACCTCGAAAAACTCCGCAGGGAGCGCGGTACTGTGTCGTATTTAAGACCTTGCGCACGCTTGTAGCGTATGAAGTTGGCCATGTGCTCCGCGCATGGGCTTTCGTAGTAGCCGGCAGTTTCGTCATTCTTCATGAGCGCGCGCCTCCTAACCGATTTTCGTGACCACAGCATAGGGCGGCGACTTCAAGCGCGCACTCGCGCAATCTGGTGATGTCGATCTTCAGGTATACGGATGTCGATTCTGTGTCGGTATGTCCCAGAGCTTCTGAAATGATTGGCATGGGTACGTTGTTTTCAAGCAGGGCGCTTGCCAGGCTGTGCCTTAGCGCGTGGGGGCCGTGTTTCTTACCTGGCGGAATGTGGATTCCCGCCTCTTTCAGCCGTGCATAGACGGTGTGATGGATCGAGTTGGCGGACATCACGTCATTCGGAGCGTTGAGCTTTAGGAACAGAAACCGCTCGTCTGATTTCGGCCTCGCATAACGGATGTAGTCAATGACGGCTTCCCCGACATCGTTGAGCAACGGCAGCGTCACGGGTTCTCCGGTTTTTTGCTGCGCCACCTCAATGAGGTTCCGATCCCACTTGAAGTCGGCGAATGT is a genomic window of Candidatus Hydrogenedentota bacterium containing:
- a CDS encoding tyrosine-type recombinase/integrase, producing the protein MKNDETAGYYESPCAEHMANFIRYKRAQGLKYDTVPRSLRSFSRFLSARGGDDAGIGKELIEEWCSVRPNENRLTQRRRILETAQFLKYLSERGVDVHLPRPTRKSRASGAFAPHIFSQEELRRLFEECDRIRARTPSVMPVMLPVLFRLLLGCGLRISEALGLRLGDTDLDNGILVIRQSKFNNDRLIPVADSLLAVLRGYSSAHHKLPKDGKRPFFAHRDGCMVSQSHIYKWFRKVIWAAGISHGGRGTGPRLHDFRHTFSVYSLKAMTDKGMDMYCALPLLSTYLGHASLSATEQYVRLTQDMFPEVIERASAISAFVIPRGAWQ
- a CDS encoding HigA family addiction module antidote protein: MLNPPHPGVFVRAEIIDPLGLSVTAAAEVLGVSRPTLSSLLNARAALSGEMALRLEKAFGVKMDTLMRMQSSYEIARTRRMEKQVRVRRYEPAEPCKSA
- a CDS encoding PDDEXK nuclease domain-containing protein, whose protein sequence is MPDPFAVSSGYQSLLATLKQRIQHSQVRAGLAVNRELVLLYWSIGREIVARQEAEGWGAKVVDSLSSDLRRSFPEMQGLSPRNLKYMKAFAEAWPDEAIVQQLVAQLPWGHNVRILDQVKSPAERQWYIEQTIANGWSRNILVLQIQSGLYQRQGRAITNFTKTLPEPQSDLVRQILKDPYNFDFLMLSTQAKERDVERALLDHIRQFLLELGAGFAFVGSQYPLTVGGQDFRLDLLFYHLRLRAFIVIELKVGPFQPEHAGYGKPDVMKSAA
- a CDS encoding site-specific integrase, whose product is MKKTADFPHFVSKFLARYLPGEAGASPNTILSYRDTFLLFLKYCKSQENTAPEEMTLDLLTRDLVCAFLGWLEDQRHCSVATRNQRLAALHSFCRFMQTEDVTRLNQYQLIISIPKKRGKSRTVNYMSPEGMKLILEQPDARKMCGRRDMVLLSLMYDSGARVQEMADICVGDFRTEPPATIKITGKGGKTRIVPLLEPTAAIVRQYISDTGLAGTGKHSYPLFPNRRGEKLTRAGIKYILDKCVESARNKSPGVLPEAISPHSFRHSKAMHLLHAGVNLVYIRDILGHADLKTTEVYARIDGEMKRKALEEAFTNTVPSEAVPSWQLDGKLLNWLQSLGR